The nucleotide window TTTCTTGTAGTGTTTATTATCTCTTTTTACATTTTACATAATCAtattaatatcatttttttttatttataaatttagaaCATATTATTTTTAGTCAATATAATTTTGATATAGATAAAATaggttataaaaataatatatggttaattaattaaaattaaaatgatatttattaaatatgttaatatatatttaaataatagaaaaattttaattaagtatataaaataaatcATTGATTATTATACAAAGCATAAGAATTTAAGTCtatataaaaatatgtacaatttgagaaaataattttttttaatattatttaatttttatagtttATTATGCCATTTTTTAATCACTCGATACAAAGATTTAAAGTCCattccttaaatttttttaaagaaaaaatttaattgatacgtgcaaatttattttaaaatacatttaagtataaatattaaaaaattaaaatataatgaaaagattaaatataaaacaaaatattaataataatgttgTGAAAAACAAAATACATTTAAGTATAAATGTTAATAATGCAGTGGAAATGAGAGGAATTGGGCTTGTGTATATATAAAGTAAGCtaaattcttttaaaaatttgtCATAGTGACGATCTAAATGGTAATTTatctataaaatataattaatttaattttatcaaattttttcttttttgattaattaattattcaattacttTAAATTATAATGAACTTACTAATTTCCccaattatatatataagttacaaaTGATTAAATGATTACTTTTTTAATGCTATAACAAATAGATATTATTGTTAGTTAAGTTAcagtatatatatattaacatatatatttatttcatatgcatataattttatatagtatatttatgtaattttattttatttttcctcttATGCTATTTTTATGcgcctttttttattattaatattattttttagaataataataatataactaGATAAAGATAATAtatgaatatattatatttttttaaatattaaagggttataaaaatttgatattttgaaataatgaaaatattatataatttaattgatcttaaattattaatatttaatatttttattatgttattatattttttattatttttgttatgAAATCCCGATTAAAATAGCGTTAAGGCTGCGCATATCAACTTAGAGGTGAATGTCAACTAAGTAGGTAAACTTATACATCAAAATTGACCCACAACACCACGTAGtcacaataatataataaaaaaacaaAGGTCTTACATTTAATAACTCACAAGACCAAATACTTAGGCTGTAGGGTAAAACCAAATTATTAAAATCACTGGCAATGACTCGATCTGTTAAGAGGCTTGACTTGACAAACAGACAATAACAGTGAAATTGACATTTTATTACTTTGCTTCACTCAGAAACAAACGTTTCCTCCTTGTTCATATGACTCTCAAGTGTTGATGGAATTAAAATCCTAAACAAAATAACAGTAATGTATTGTTCATGTAAAGAAATTTAATGGGAAGCAATTGTACATTGAATATCATTCACTTTACTTGCCAATTCAGTTGTAGTTACTTAAACTCAGATGTGAAAGgtcaaattaattttaatcagAGTTCTGCGGAAAACTCATAATGAAGATGACAATAacattatattacatttttatacattatattacatttttatacAAGGCAAGCAAAGAGTGCGAAGCATGAAAAGTAAAAAGGAAATTAATATCAAACATGCATACATACACACAGTATTACAAACACTTAATCAAAGTCTTAGCTACTGACACccccttgaaaaaaaaaaatttctcccAAATTTACTTCTGAGAATGGCTTAGTCAATGGATGCCATTTATTTATCAGCGATGAAGAAACTTGCTTCATGGTTGGCCGAGATTGCGGATTGGCACTCAAGCAGGCAAGTGCGAGTTGTGCAATATGTATTACTCCTTCAGCAGCTTTGTTTTGAGGAGTTGGGAGACGTTGATCAATCACATCCTTAAGTAGTGTATACTGATCCATCTGTGAAAGAGTTGAAATGAAATCACCTGGATGTCTTCCCATTAGAATTTCAAGTGTCACCACACCAAAACTGTAAACATCATATTTTTCATTGACGATCATGGTGTAAGCTAGCTCTGCAAAAATGTACAATCACGCATTAGCTTGCAGGTTTGCAGTGGCATTGTAAGGCATATAAAAAGCATGATCTTAGATCATTTATTGTGGTACTGCATTGATCTTAGTTTGCATGATTATGACAATTGACAAATTtggatttaatttaggaaagaaaTGGAATTCTTACAAAATCATATTAGCTAATCTAGACAGAGCCAGAATTTAACAAAATTGCTTAACAATCTAGACCGCATTTCCCCTAACAATGTTTCCAGGAAGGGAACCAAGGCATTACATGTGTAATGAAATTTCAGCAGAACAAATTATGTTTAGCAATTGCACAGAGTCTAATTGTCTTGCACTTCATCAGTCTGCACATGAGGATGCCTTTATCTGTGTGTGACCCATTTATAGGCACCAGCAACTATATCAATGATGTTATGAGTTTGAGTTCATTTGCAGAAGAGGTTCAGCTAAAAGGTAAAGTTTTTAAGATTACATTAAAAAAATGGATTAagaaaatttattaactttattATGATAAATAAATGAAGCCAAAGAAAGTACCTGGTGCCGAGTACCCAAATGTGCCTGCTAATGAGGTCCAATTTGATGAGTCTGGCATTAAGATCCTAGCTGTTCCAAAATCAGAGACATGAGCCTCAAACTCTGAATCCAATAGAACATTGTTACTGGAAATGTCTCGATGGATGATTGAAGGAGAGCAGTCATGGTGCATATAGGTCAATGCATTAGCTATTCCCTTAACAACATTTTGCCTCCTAAACCAATCCAACTCCACTGCTTGTTCTTCATTGCTtaaaatatttcttaaacttCCTCGTTCTATGAATTCATAAACCAAAAATGAGAGTTTGGGGTGCGAACAAAAACCATGTAACTTCACAATATTTCGATGACGAATGTTTATCAATGCACAAATATCACTTTTAAACGCTTTGAAATCAGTCATCTCTCCATTTGGTGACTGGTGAAGTTTCTTTACAGCAACCACTCGACCAGTTGGCAGAACAGCTTTGTAGATGATTCCATATCCTCCTTCCCCAATGCAATACTTGGGGTTGAACTCCTCCGTAGCCTTAACAATGTTTTCATATTGCATATCCTTATCACGACCCCACATTGCATAAATATCTTCACCACTCAGCCCTTCCTCTGACTTAGCTTTTCTGTTTCTAATTCTTTGGCGGAGAAGAAAGAAACCCCCAACCAAGACAATAAATAGAAACAGACTACACACGATGGGAATGACAATAACAGCAACCAGTTTACTACCCCTTTTTCTGATAGTTTTGTTGATTGCAACTGAGGCACATGCCTTTAGTCTAGTGTTATTGCCACACAGGCCTCTGTTGTTTTGAAGTGCTTCAAATGGAGCCTGCTGAAAGGCTTTATTGTGGGGAATTGGGCCCTGTAAATCATTATAGGATATATTCACCACTGTCAGGCTCGATAaataatcatcaaaagtagttggaATCGATCCTGACAGCAAATTGTGGGAGAGGTTCAATGTCTCCAGTCTTTGCAACTCTCCCAGTTGTGGTGGTATCTCTGCTATTAACAAATTTTGACTAAGATCAAGACTCTCAAGAGAGCGTAAATTGCCCAACTCTAAAGGAATACTCTCTGCCAATTTGTTCTTGCTGAGATTCAACAACAATAGCTTTGAGCAATCTCCAAGCTGTTTGGGAATTGCTCCACTTAGATTGTTAGCTGCCAAGTTAAGACGCTCAAGATCAGATAACAATCCAATTTCTTCAGGAATGCCACCTGAAAGTTCGTTATCATCAAGAGAAAGTACAAACAATGTTAACTTCCCCAATTCCTTTGGAATCTTCCCTTCAAGGTGATTTGATGAGAGATCAAGTAAATGCAATTGAGCTGCCATCCCGATGTCAGCCGGTATTGTACCAGAAATATTATTATTCGAGATTTTCAGCGTCGACAAATTGCCGAAACCTTCCCATTTCCATGAAAGCTCACCATAGAATTTGTTATCACTCAAATCCATGAAGTTCAACTGTGGGTATATGCCAAAATCTTCAGATATATTTCCAGTGAGTTGGTTGGCCTCAAGATGGAGTCTCAATAACCTGCTACAATTTCTCAGGCTTCTTGGGATGGGACCCGTGAAGTCATTTCCATGAATAGCAAAAGACTTGAGACCTCCACCAATGCATATGTCTTGTGGTAACTGGCCAGTGAATCTATTTGAATATATTATGAAAACTTCCAAAAGAGTGAAGTTGTTCATCTCTAAAGGGAGAGTTCCAGAAAGGTCATTCATTTCAAGGAAGAGTCTAGTTAGCTTTGTCAACTTCCCAATTTCTCTAGGTAAGGAATTCGAAAGTTGGTTATCAGTAAGATAAAGATAAGATAACGTTGTCAAGTTTCCTATAGAAGTAGGAATTGGACCAGTGAGATTATTATGTGACAAAGCAAGTTCTGTAAGTGATCTGAGCATGCCAATTTCTTGAGGTATGGAACCAGAAAGTTGGTTGCTATCAAGATAAAGAGCCCAAAGATTTGTCAAGTTACCTATGGAAATTGGGATTATACCAGTGAGACTATTTTCTGAGAAAAAAATCTCAGTGACAAATTTCAACATTCCAAGTTCTTGAGGTAGGGAGCCTGAAAGTTGGTTCCTTTGAATGTAGAGAATTGGCAATGCTGTCAAATTCCCTATAGAAGCTGGTATTGTACCAGTGAGAAAATTGTCTGATAAATCAATGTACGTGAGAGAATTCAACATTCCAATTTCTTGGGGAATGGAACCAGAGATTTCATTGACAGAAAAATCAAGGATTTTGAGCTTGGATAGATTGCCAATATGGGAAGGAATGTTCCCATGGAAAGAGTTATTACTAAGGTTAAGCGTGACAAGATTGGGAAATGATGGAAAGCTGAAACTCTGAAGCGTACCTTCCAAACCAGAATCTGTAAGGCTTATATTGGAGACACTTCCTGCCTCATTGCAGTGGATACCGAACCAATTGCAGGGTCTGCCAGCAGTAGTATTCCAAGAAGACAGGAAATATTGGCTTTGATTATCAAGAGAAGCCTTCCATCTCAGAAGAGAATCTGCTTCTGCTACTTCAGTTTGAACAGCAGGAGGGGATGCAGAAGAAAGCACATGAACAGAAAATACTAGTAAAGGAATAAGATGGAAAAGGAGTGAGGAAAATAAGCGGAGTAATTTCTGTAGTATGGAAGCCATGAACTGTGAGGATGGAGAGATGGGTAAAAAAGAAAATGGGGATTGAGAGGCAATGACCGAAGAAGATATGCAGATAAGTTTCTGTCTATACCTAGTGGGTGTCGTGGACGTCATCATCATGGTACAATATATAttgagatttatttatttatttattattattattattattatttatttgaaggGTAGGCCTGTATAGTGAAAGAGTCAAAGGAGAATTGTgaatttgtatttgtaaactgtAACCGCAGGGGATTAATGGGAATCAAATAAGTTGAGTAACGTTCCAGTCGATTTCAATTTATATTCGATTTTAATTAGattttgattcaatttctaattttttatggTTTCGATTAAAAAATGTTTTGATCCACGTGATGTCTTctaaatgatttatttatttttttaaatgatttgAATAGACTGAAATTGATGACTCAAaccactaattttttaatttagaatgtCTTTTGTGATTTcttaatttcatataaaataaaattatttttttaaaaaaatacactgatttaatataaatttacaatttatcttgtaaaatttttatgaaattataccTTTTTTTTTGGTAAAgtagttaattataaaatatttatcaacTTATaacagaaaaaaataaaatttttttaaaaaatacatatagtattttttaataatattaaaaatattaattatagataACAATAAATAAGGTATATTCATATATTATTTCACATTTAAAATAGatgatttttattaaaatttatgataTTTGAGAAAATATTATAGTTTAACACAATTTTACAACTAACCTCACAATATTTAaacaaaatgatattattttttataaagaaattaattatgaaAGATTTATTAacttaacataaaaaaaaattgtttactTTAAAATGAGAAAAACACAGCTAAACATTTTTTCAGTGatactataaaaatttattagttaAGATAATAAATTTTCCCTATTAGATGATTTGAAAATGATTTGTTTTGTTTTCTTCAATCCGTAGGGAGATTAAATTGAGCTGCTCAAAGGGTTTACCGaccaaattacaaataatttagcAATAAAAAAATTGCTGGACGATATAATAAAATCAAACTGGAgacttttcaattttttaaaacttACAAAAAAATAGATCAGAAAATTGAACGAGACTTATTTAAATGATGCAAAAAAGTAGATCTCCCTGACTTCCTCTGCTGGACCTCTTAAAACTCTTTTTTCGCTATATCTCCTTTCCTGCTTAATTTCTACTTTGGAACGTCGACTAAGCTACCGTATGAGAATGGGATGTGCAACGATTGTGAGAACATTAACTTGCGCACAACCCACAAACTAAGTTATCTAGAATGACAAGCACAGGACTGAGTAATTTGACGGTGACACTTGCAAATTGGCTTGAATTTTCAAGGCATGCATTTGTCGGTTCTGTGGCCAGAGTCTTCCACGAATAAACATATGTGATTGTTAAATTTGAAGTGAGTATTaatcaaattacaatttaatttattttaatttagacttatataagtgattaaattACTTTACATATTAAAATGATTAGCCAAATTAATATTGTAATCTCATCACTTATATTTACCATTTAATTTTTGTGTATTCCCAATGTGGAGCTTAAATTCCCAATGGTGTTTACCCAAAACAAAAGAAGAATGAATATTCCTTCACTGAAAAAGAATGTAGCTAAGATTTTTCACCACAAAAGGTGCTATTTTTCTactaggatttttttttctttatataggTGGAGTGGGAGATTCTAACTAAATATATGTCACACACATCCCTAACCTATAGAGATTGGTGTAATCTGGAAAACTGGCAGAATTTCCCCTAAATTTACAGCTAAAAGAAAGCACAGAACCTGTTGAAATACATCTGATATATATAATATGGCTCTGTGCCCATCAaacaataatagatattcaaatgtACCTGAATCCTCTCCGTGAGgatcaaaataaaatattcacATATTAGATCTCCTAACTGTttttacttatgtacaataaattaaaacaaaagaaatattcaaaaacaacATATTGACCCGACCTCCACTAGACTCTGGAGTTGGTGAAGTGGATGAGAGGATAACACTGAAAGAGAGGCTATTAGTAGTGGAGTCAGCAAAAGAAATatgaaatattgaaaaaaaatgaGAGGGTGAGTACAACTACTCAGTGAGcggataaataaataacaaatgGGAACCGATAATGTTTTGGTACTTAATAGAATCAATTCTGCTATATTAGAACAGGTCAActaaataaatatcatttaatccAAATCATGTAGCTGAGTTGAAATAAGATTCATGTTGTAATAATATTgctgaaataaatatattaaatcataAAATCTGCAATATCCTCATACACTCGCAATATGCTTCCTATAGATAATGCTGACATCTTAGGCGCAATAATAAACTCTGACAGCCTGAGAGCAATGCTAACATCTTGGGCTCAATAATGACACAATAATAACCtaagagcaataaaaatactgGTCGTACACAT belongs to Hevea brasiliensis isolate MT/VB/25A 57/8 chromosome 4, ASM3005281v1, whole genome shotgun sequence and includes:
- the LOC110658839 gene encoding MDIS1-interacting receptor like kinase 2; amino-acid sequence: MASILQKLLRLFSSLLFHLIPLLVFSVHVLSSASPPAVQTEVAEADSLLRWKASLDNQSQYFLSSWNTTAGRPCNWFGIHCNEAGSVSNISLTDSGLEGTLQSFSFPSFPNLVTLNLSNNSFHGNIPSHIGNLSKLKILDFSVNEISGSIPQEIGMLNSLTYIDLSDNFLTGTIPASIGNLTALPILYIQRNQLSGSLPQELGMLKFVTEIFFSENSLTGIIPISIGNLTNLWALYLDSNQLSGSIPQEIGMLRSLTELALSHNNLTGPIPTSIGNLTTLSYLYLTDNQLSNSLPREIGKLTKLTRLFLEMNDLSGTLPLEMNNFTLLEVFIIYSNRFTGQLPQDICIGGGLKSFAIHGNDFTGPIPRSLRNCSRLLRLHLEANQLTGNISEDFGIYPQLNFMDLSDNKFYGELSWKWEGFGNLSTLKISNNNISGTIPADIGMAAQLHLLDLSSNHLEGKIPKELGKLTLFVLSLDDNELSGGIPEEIGLLSDLERLNLAANNLSGAIPKQLGDCSKLLLLNLSKNKLAESIPLELGNLRSLESLDLSQNLLIAEIPPQLGELQRLETLNLSHNLLSGSIPTTFDDYLSSLTVVNISYNDLQGPIPHNKAFQQAPFEALQNNRGLCGNNTRLKACASVAINKTIRKRGSKLVAVIVIPIVCSLFLFIVLVGGFFLLRQRIRNRKAKSEEGLSGEDIYAMWGRDKDMQYENIVKATEEFNPKYCIGEGGYGIIYKAVLPTGRVVAVKKLHQSPNGEMTDFKAFKSDICALINIRHRNIVKLHGFCSHPKLSFLVYEFIERGSLRNILSNEEQAVELDWFRRQNVVKGIANALTYMHHDCSPSIIHRDISSNNVLLDSEFEAHVSDFGTARILMPDSSNWTSLAGTFGYSAPELAYTMIVNEKYDVYSFGVVTLEILMGRHPGDFISTLSQMDQYTLLKDVIDQRLPTPQNKAAEGVIHIAQLALACLSANPQSRPTMKQVSSSLINKWHPLTKPFSEVNLGEIFFFQGGVSS